A single genomic interval of Helianthus annuus cultivar XRQ/B chromosome 13, HanXRQr2.0-SUNRISE, whole genome shotgun sequence harbors:
- the LOC110900712 gene encoding uncharacterized protein LOC110900712: protein MLEKRKPEFAMKLFSNDKEALTSLYEKLGDPEMVKDLRGFYEEGSTTKYCDKVFTKMMLLDACFILYLINSVFDRNIRSTFPLYMLINLMYMLGSTKPKRTWLESILCIRSDQRSGEQRQKSELIGGKEPDHLLHLLHRSHTTRNIYIDPFGDLNQNYIYKSNNFPNVNQLLDVGIRFKPSDHTISLEHFDFSKGWCGFSIAVQLPPMDVTGYTKPILLNLIAYEMYSGEDDWVTSYVCLLHSLIGDHEDVKVLTKAGVLENWLGTDSEVVELLREGPNYLHTQFAYLHT from the exons ATGTTGGAGAAACGCAAGCCTGAGTTCGCAATGAAACTCTTTTCAAACGACAAGGAGGCCTTAACAAGTTTGTACGAAAAGCTTGGTGATCCAGAAATGGTGAAAGATTTAAGAGGCTTCTATGAAGAAGGCTCGACAACCAAGTATTGCGATAAGGTCTTCACTAAGATGATGTTGCTGGATGCTTGTTTTATTTTGTATCTCATTAATTCCGTTTTTGATCGGAATATTCGAAGTACGTTCCCGCTCTATATG CTAATCAATCTTATGTATATGTTGGGGTCTACGAAGCCGAAAAGAACATGGTTAGAATCAATACTTTGCATCCGAAGTGATCAAAGAAGTGGTGAACAACGTCAGAAATCGGAGTTAATTGGTGGCAAGGAACCGGatcatcttctccatcttctTCATCGTAGTCATACAACTCGCAATATCTACATAGATCCCTTTGGTGATCTGAATCAAAATTACATCTACAAAAGCAATAATTTCCCCAATGTTAACCAGCTTTTGGATGTAGGGATTCGTTTCAAGCCAAGTGATCACACTATTTCTTTAGAGCACTTTGACTTCTCTAAAGGCTGGTGTGGCTTTTCAATTGCTGTACAACTCCCTCCAATGGACGTGACTGGTTACACCAAGCCGattttgttaaacctaatagcctATGAAATGTACTCGGGTGAAGATGACTGGGTTACATCGTATGTTTGTCTTCTTCATTCTCTGATTGGTGACCATGAGGACGTTAAGGTTCTTACAAAAGCTGGGGTGCTTGAAAACTGGTTAGGGACTGATAGTGAAGTCGTCGAATTGCTTAGAGAAGGCCCTAACTATCTGCACACCCAGTTTGCctatctgcacacttag